The Bacillus sp. F19 DNA segment ACTAATAACGAAAGACTTGCTGCGAGATCAGCAAGTCTTTCTCTTATTTTATCGTTCCTTGAGCCTGTATAAAACAATATCTCCATAAACAGGATCAAAAAGAGGATTTGAATGAAACTCCTTTATTTTTTCAAGCTGATCCTGCTGGTTTCCCCCTGAATTGTCGCCTGATAATAGTTTTCAATAAGTCCTTCGTCATTATAATAGAGAATGATTCTCATTGTTAATATAATTTTCATATTCTGTCAATGGGAGTGATCCTTATTTCAAAGCTTTCAGCCACTTTCTCTGTCTGATTCCGCATGAGAAATACAAGATAGACGAAACCCCGGCAATGCCTGAGGAACCATACCAGATAATAGGATTCTGTAAATGGTATCCCGCAAAGAAACCAGCTATTCCAATAAAGCATAAAAAGAAATGCCGGCGTTTTTGGTTTTCATAGATCTTAAAAACAAAATCCTTCTTCTGCATTCTTTCTTCAAGATCGAGCCGCCTTTTTGGTGCGTCAAGCAGCCCTGCCAACAAAGGAACAAATTGAAAAAACGGGAGAGCAGAAACCCATTTTAAAAGGAGCTTCCATTGATTCGGTGAATTATGTTTCATCCAATCTATAAATACCGGTTTAATAACGTCCAGAGTTTCTTTGCCAGGCAATAGAGAGTGAATGATCCCTTCAACAGCCGCAATTGAGCGTCCTAAAAAAACAAATCTTGTGGGAACTTGAACAGGGAGTGATTTGACCATTTCATTCACTTCTTTATTTAGTGCAATCATATCGAGCTCTTTCAGCTGGCTAAATTGAAATGACAGCGCCTCTTCAAGAAGGTTTTCAATTGTCGCAAGGTTTGCGCCTGGAAGTAAAAAACCAAGCTTCGATAGACTGTCTGCAGCCTTAGAATAATTTTTGAGCAATATTGCCTCTAGAAGTTCCTGAAAAAGAGCTGCATCTTTTTTAGATATTTCTCCAATCATTCCAAAGTCAAGCAGGATGATGGTTCCATCCTCTTTCAAAAGGACATTTCCCGAATGAGGATCAGCATGGAAGATGCCCGCTTGAAGCCACTGCGGAAGAAAAATTCCAACTAGGTTCTCTGCAGCATCCAACCTGTCAATATGATGGGCTTCAACAAATTCAGTATCCGTTACCCGCCTGCCTTCCACCCATTCCATAACAAGTACTTTCGAGGTGGAAAGCTCATCATACACGGAGGGAATGATAAGCTTATCCGTGTTTTTAAACCGTTCCCGGAAGAAGCAGGCTGACTCCTTCTCCTTTACAAAATCAAGCTCCCTCTCAATGACTTGCTTAATCTCTTTAAAAAGCAGGTTAAAATCAATAAACCCTTTAGGCACAGGGGCAAAGCGGCGGGCAAACCAAAAAATGATGGAAAGAGAGCGAAAATCCACGTCCACAATCGATCTGATCGCTGGACGCTGAACTTTTATGGCAACTTCTGATCCATCCAGGAGCCTGCCCCTGAAAACCTCTCCAATTGAAGCGGAAGCGACCGCTACGTTATCGATGGATTGCAATTTGTCTTCAACCAGGCCTCCCCACTCATTTTCAAGCACTTCTTTTATCTCTTTCCATTGCGAAGGAGGAACATGATCAACAAGATCCTGAATTTGCCGGATAAATCCATTCGGCAGCAGATCTGCGCGAATACTCAGCAGCTGCCCTGCCTTAATCAGCAACCCTTTTAATTCGAATAGGATTTCACGAAAACGGCATCCTGTCTTTTCCCAGAACCTTTCCCACTCTTCTTCCGATTTCCGGCTGATCCTGTACCAATAGACTTGTATAAAAATAGAGAACGCAAATGAGAGAATCTTCCACATTCGATAAGACTTACTGTGATTTTTCATTTATCTTCCCCTCCGCTTAGTGAATCAAGTGTTATTCCCTTATCAAATACTGACTCATCATCTCAAGCATCATTGCCATCACCCGTTCATATTCAGAGCCGATTTCCTGCTTCTGCAGCGCCAGCAGAAATATACTTTTCAGCAATGCTGCTACAGTCTCTGGATGATGATCGTTCAAATATCCGTCCTCTTTCCATGAAAGAACTAATGCTCCGATTTCAAGATCATCATTTTGTGTATGAGCTTCCACTTGTTCCTTTGGCAAAGTTCGCAACAGATGATGCATTTCTTCCGAATTCATTTTTCCCATTAACGGATTTTCATCTATAAATGTAAGAGCTCCTTTCATTTTTGTTTGAAAGCTCTCCCTTGGTGAAAGTCCCTGAACAAGAAGATCACTGAAAAATGTCTTTCGCATCTCTTTTTCAAGATCCTCCAAGATTTCGAAGAACATCACTTCTTTCGATGGATAAAATTTATAAAAAGCCCCTTTTGATATTCCGGCTGCTCTCGTTAAATCCTCAACGTTTGTTTTGCGAATCCCATGAAGTTCAAGCATTTCTTTGCCTTTTTCTAGCAATGCTTTTTTGATTCTTTGTTTTTCGTGTTCTGTAAATGCTCTTGGCATTGTATTCAATCCTCTCTGAATCTTTGTGACTTATTTGTTTTTATAGTCACATAATACTTTTAAAATCCATTTTAATCCATCTTTTTCTTTCGACAAATAAAAAAAGCCTGCCCGAATCCGAGAAGACTTTCAATCATCAGTTATTGATATATTTCTCAAAAACCTCGCCAAAATCTTTAATATGATATTGCTCGCGTACAGAAGTCATCCACGTAAAGCCAAAGTCGGTTAAATCTCGGTAAGTATCGGATAGCTTGTTATTGTCCGTTCTTGAATTTTGAAGGATATTAACAGCTTTATCCAGACTGCTTGATGCCATATCTATGTATATAGCATTTTCATGTGTTATTTCAGCAATGCGAAGGAGAGATTTATATAAATCCTTCAGCTGTTCAATTTGATCTTTCCTTACATCAATATCAAACCTTTGGCTGCCGAGGCTGAATTTTATTTCTACATCCATATCAATTTTTCCTGCTGTTTCAAGCAGTACATCTGAAAATTTATACTGTGCGTAAGGATAACGTTTTAATGTTCTTTTAGAAGAAACAGCATTTGCACCGTCTACGTGAATAAAAGAAAGATTTGTAAAGCAGTATTCATCTGCCTTCGTCTTAATTAAAAAATAGATCTTCTCATTATCCTCATGCATCACATAATCATCTGCATCCGTTTTGTCATAATCAGCCGGACTGATAATCGTACCAATATCGGATAACCCTAATGCCTCTGAAGCTAGTTTTTTAAACATGCCTTTTCATCCTTCCTTGTTTAGCATCTCCCTAATTTTAACAAGAGACTGTGAGATTGAAAACTGTTATTTATGCTTGCAAATGTTTGAGACACTTTTTCTAAATTAAAGAAAGACAATAAAAAAAACGTACACGTATTTCCGGCTCTGCATATCCTATTGAATAAACCTTTAGGAGAACTGTAGAGCAGGCGGTCAAGCTATGGGCAATAAAGATAAAGCGGTATTTGGAGCATGGATCCAGGCAATTGGAACAGTTACTGCAGCCGTTGGAAGCACACCCTCAAAAGTACTCACAGACCAGCAGCTTGAAAATTTAAATTTATGGGGAAATGTTCTGCAAGGCACTGGCAATGCTATACTCGCTGATACAGAAGAAACATTTAACTTAAATAAACTCGGGAATATCATTCAGGCAATCGGAAATTCAACAGTGATCACAGGAATCATCATTGATTTCAGTGAACGAACTCAAACACTCCTTGATGTTCAAGGTAATCTCCTGCAGGCAACAGGCGGCGGAGCGGCTCTTGCAGATGCATTTGGAGAGGAAAGATCGATAGAACAGTTATATAATATCTACGGCAATCTTCTGCAAGTCATAGGGAATTCAATGCAGGCCATAGCTGGAGGCATGGAGCTGCGGAATGAAGATCCGGGAAACCTCAACGTAGCCGGAAGCTGGATTCAGGCAATCGGTTCGATTATATCTGCCATTGGAGAGACAAAATACTGATACTAAAAAGGACACCCATTTCCTGGTGTCCTTTGCCCATTTTTCCCCTTGCCGCTACAACTATGTTGAATAAATACACTGTATTGTATTTAATAAGGATAGAAGCTTACTAATGAGGTGTGAAGAATGAATAAGACGGTCAGTTCAAATTACATACAGCAGCATCTTGCGAATGAAAGGACCTACCTCGCATGGATCAGAACTTCTATTGCTATTATCGGAATTGGATTTTTGATGACAAACATCCATTTTACCTTTTTGTCTAAGCTCTCCTCTCTTGCTGATGTGATCACAATAGGTACTGGTATAGTTTCTATCATCTCAGGAATTGCGATTGTCCTTTTTTCCACGTATGACTATCTGAAAAAGATGAAACAGATTGATGCCCAGACGTTTGAGCCTTCAAAAAATATTGTTATTTTTCTCTCTTTTATTATTTTAGTATTCATACTTGGGTTTGCATTTTATTTTATGATGATCATTTAACCAAAAAAGCAGCGGAATATAACCCGCTGCTGTTCTTATAAAATATCCATCCAAATCTTCAACGCAGTAGCAAAAATCACTACCGCCAGAATCATTTGAAGTACCTTCGTATTTACTTTTTTACCGGCAATCGCTCCAAGAGGAGAAGCAATTAAACTTGCGATAACCATGATTAGTGCAGGGTAATAGTCAACCTGGCCTGTGGTGATCTTTCCTACTGTTGCGCCAATAGATGAAATAAACGTGATGGCGAGGGAAGATGCAATCGTCATGCGTGTAGGAATCTTCAGCACAACAAGCATAATCGGCACCAATAAGAATGCTCCAGCGGCCCCTACTATACCGGATCCTGCACCTACAATTAAGGCAAGAACAGCAGCAAGCCATTTATTAAAAGTCACCTGATCAAGCGGAATATCATCAATCCCCTTTTTAGGAATAAACATCATAATGGCCGCAATCAATGCGAGGATACCATAGATGAGGTTGATGCCTTCCTCAGACATTGTCTTCGAACCAAATCCGCCGATAAAACTCCCGATTAGAATGCTTGCGCCCATATAAATGATCAGCGTTTTATTTAAGTATCCGCCTTTTCTGTATGCCCATACCCCTCCTATAGTTGCAAAGAAAACTTGAACAGCACTAATGCCTGATACCTCATGTGCACTGAAAGCCGTTAACCCAAACAACGGCGGAATATAGAGGAGCATGGGATATTTGATAATAGAGCCGCCAATTCCGAGCATACCAGAGATGTATGAACCGATAAAACCGATTAAGAAAATAACTATGATGAATGCAAAATCCATTGTTGTTCCTCTCCCTTATAAGAAAAGGGAACCCTATCCGGTTCCCTTCTATTTATGCTTTTTTAATCCAGAACTTGAACAAGCTATTTTCTTCCTCGTGTTTAATCAACTCATGTCCGCCTGATTTTGCCCATGCAGCGAGGTCATTTTTAGCCCCTTTATCTGTTGCATGAATTTCAAGCACCTGGCCGCTTTCAAGGTCATTCATTGCTTTCTTTGTTTTCACGATCGGCATCGGACATGCAAGTCCTTTTGCATCTAATACTTTTGCTGTTTCCATGTCTAAATTCCTCCTTTTATTTTAAATTATCTTACTGCACAGCGGTTTGGCCCAATTTCCATTTCACGCTGTTTTTCTTCATCAGGATTGATTTTCCCCATATTTGTGTTACGGATTTCCTGATAAGCATTTGGCTGAGGCGGTAAATTCTCCGTGACGAGCTTTCTAAATTCGTTTTCGTCTTCAATGTTCAAACCGTGGTTCTTTGCAAATAGTACTCCTAATTTTTCGGAAACACTGCCATCATCATTCAATTCATCTATAATCATAAAATGTGCCGGAAGAACAATCAACTCTACAGATAGCTCTTTATAGCGGGTATAAAGACTTTCTCTCAAATCTCCCACCCAGTCTTCTGCCATGCCTGCAAGATCAGGTCTTCCAATTGAATCAATGAATAAGATGTCTCCTGATAGCAGGAACTTCTCATCAATCACAAAGGATGTAGATCCAATTGTGTGGCCAGGAGAATATAGGGCATGAATGTTAATTGTTGTGCTTCCGATTGTTACATCTGTTCCGCCTTCTAATGGCTTGTATTCAAAAGTAACTTCACCTGCATCCTTTGTAGGCAGCCAGTATGCTGCATTCGTTTTTTCAGCGATGATTCTGCCGCCTGAAATATGATCGGCATGAAGATGCGTGTCAAATACATGTTTAATTGCTGCACCCTTTTCCTTTGCAAAATCAAGGTAAACATCTGTCATACGCGCAGAATCAATAACTGCCGCTTCATCATTAGAGATGATCATGTAAGAAAGACAGCCTTTGCCGATGCGGACGAATTGATAAATTTCGCCGCCTTCCTTTAAATCTCCAACTTTCACAGGCTCTAAGTGCTCACTCCAGGCTTTCATTCCGCCCTTTAGATAAGAAACAGTCAGTCCTTCCTCTGCAAGCATTTCGCCTACCATAATGGATGATCCTTCTTTCGCACATACAACTAACACTTCTTGATCCTCCGGAATGCTTCCCGTAATTTCTTCTACTCCATCAAGCAGATCAAAATAAGGGACATTCAAATAACTGAAGTTTTCACCTTCGATCTTCCAATCCTGAAAATCGCTTTCGTTGCGCACATCCAAAATAAATAAGGGTACTTTGTTAAACACTTTTTGTGTTACTTCTTTTGCGGTCATAGCTTGTAAAGTCATCTCATTTTACCCCCTACTGTATATTTTCAGTGAAAAAATTTATTATTGCATACTTTCCGTTTTTCCAGACCATTCGCTCATGCCCGGCACAACATTCACTACGTTCGTAAATCCATTTTCAGCAAGCTTTTGAGCTGCAAAATCACTTCTGCTTCCTGTACGGCATACTACGTAAATTTCATCTTCTTTATTTAACTCGTTCAAACAGTCTTCAAGTTTCCCAAGCGGAATTGAGATGGCATTTGGAATGTGATGGAAAGCATATTCCGCTTCTTCACGAACGTCGAGTACGACAATGTTACCTTCTTCAAGCTTCTGTTCAAGCTCCTCATTGCTGCTTACATTTGGATACTTTCTTTCAATCGTTTCCTCGCTTGATGACTTTCTTAAATAATGCATCATGACTGCTCCATCTTCAATTGTGCCAATATACTGATGACCTGAACTTCCAGCCCATGCTTTTATGTCCGCCTTTGATCCTTTATCTGTTGCCAGAACCAGAAGAACCTGACCTGCTTCTAAATCCTTCATTGCCTTTTTCGTTTTTACGATTGGCATTGGACATGCAAGTCCTTTTGCATCTAAAATGATATCCGTTTTTAATGAGTTCATGAATAACTCCTCCTATTTACCTGATGGGGTATATTTTAAAGTAAAAAAATTTATTCCGTTTTCCTATCCCAATCAAGCATGCCGCCTGTCATATTAATGACCTTAAATCCTTGGCCTTCAAGAAATTGTGCGGCACGTGCGCTTCTTCCTCCAGATCGGCAAACCATTGTATATTCCTTTGATTTATCAAGCTCATGCATGCGGAATTCTAACAGGCCTAACGGAATGTTTGCTGCTCCAGGAATTTTCCCTGATGCTGCTTCATCTACTTTACGCACATCAATGACATTTAAAGAATCTAATGCATTTTCTGCTTCTTTTGCAGTCAATTGTTTCATGTTCTTTCCTCCTTAATTCCAGGCGTTCAAGCCGCCTTTTACATTTGTTACCTCTTTAAATCCTAACTTTTTCAGTGTTCTGCCTGCTTTTTGGCTTCTCATACCGCTCTGGCAGATGACGATAACCTCTTGATCCTTTGAAAGCTGATTTACTTTTTGTGTTAATTGATGAAGAGGAATATTTGTGAATCCTTTTAGGTGATTTCCTTTAAACTCTCCAGGTGTACGCACATCAATAAGATGTTTGTTTTTATTCTTCAATTCGGACTTTAGCTGCTCTGCTGAAATCGTCTTAATTCCTTTGGCAGGAATGAAAAGCTTGATAATGAAAAGCAGAAGCAAACCAATCAGAATATAATTAGCAATCTCCAAACATGTTCACCGCCTTTATGGGTTTTATCTTAGATAAACAGGTTCACATTGCCGTCTTCTGCATCCGCTAAATAAGCTGCAACACCCGCATACTCAATATTGTCTAAAAGTTCTTTTTCCTGCAGTCCAAGCAGATCCATTGTCATCGTACATGCAACAAGCTCAATGCCCTGTTCCTGCGCCATTTCGATAAGCTGCGGAAGCGGAATCGCATTGTGTTTTTTCATCACATCTTTAATCATCTTAGGACCCATTCCTGCAAAATTCATCTTTGAAAGCCCCATTTTATCTGCGCCTCTTGGCATCATTTTTCCAAACATCTTTTCCATGAAGCCTTTTTTAACGGTAATAGGTTCATCTTTTCGAAGAGCATTTAATCCCCAGAATGTGTGAAAGATAGTTACTTTATGATCGTACGCAGCTGCACCATTTGCAATAATATAAGCAGCCATCGCTTTATCGTAATCACCGCTGAATAATACGATTGTTGTTCTTTTCTTCTCCGTCATTGTTAATCCTCCTTATTAAAGGTAAATTACCTTTACCCCTATGGGTATTTATATTATGAAAAATAAAAGAGGGTGCCAACCCTTTTATTTTTATCTGCTGCGAACTAGCAGATTTACGGCTTCTTTCACAAGTCCTTCTGTATTTTCTCCTTCTTCAGCGGCAGCTCGAACACATTCCACTAAGTTAGAGCTTACAACAACCCCGATTGTACGATCGATGGCTGTTCTGGCAGCTGACAGCTGTGTAATGACATCTTTACAATCTTTTTCTTCTTCCATCATTTTCAAAATACCTCTTAACTGGCCTTCAATCCGCTTAACTCTATTCTTCATTTGATCGTTGTAATCCATCTGAAAATCTCCTTTCTTTATACCGTTTCTCTGTCCGTGCTTTGTTTAGATGAAATCGTACAGCCCGTGACGCGAAAGCATTTATGCTTAAAGCAGGCAAATGCTCTTTGAACCCGGCTTGATGCTGCGACATGGATATTCATATTTGAAATTTCTTTGTATATCTATTCAATTAAAGGAATAGCACTAAGGATTGGGTCCTTATATGACTCGTTATAACTATTTTACTACTATACATAAAGTGAGATAAATCATTTATATTTCCCTCAACAGGACTAATGATATACCCTATATGGTATATTTGTCAAATCGTTTGATTTTTAGTCATGACAGACATTTCTAAACACCCCTCTTTATTACCTCCTGAAGCAGGACATTACTCCAGCTATTCAACAAAGGCTCACCATAATATGCAACAGCGAAACTTTTTGTGTACCTCCAATAGGCTGCTCTACCTTTCATCCAAATTTTACTACATTTAAATATTTGAATATTTTGAAATTTATCTTTATAATAGAAAAAAGGGTAAGGAGATGAGTTCTTATGGAAAAAAAGTATTTGCTTAATCCCCCACAACAACCTGATGTAGAAATCCTGGATTCTTTACTCGCTGAAATGGTGTTAGACAAGGCTCTTATTAATTTCCGTAAAGAGCAAATCCAAAAAGAAATTGATCAGTCGCTACAAGATAAAAACAAAGAAGAATTCCTGCGATTAACTGAGGAATTAAAGAATATTTCCTTAACTGTTGAATAATTTATAAAAATTGAAAGTCTCGGAATTATGTGTGAAGTCTCGGAATTAGTTGAAAGTCTCCGAATAAAGTGTGAAAGTCTCGGAATTATGTGTGGAAGTCTCGGAATTAAGTGTCAAAGTCTCGGAATTAGGTGTAAAAGTCTCGGAATTAGTTGAATGTCTCGGAATTAAGTGTCAAAGTCTCGGAATTAATTGAAAGTCTCGGAATTAAGTGTCAAAGTCTCGGAATTAAGTGTCAAAGTCTCGGAATTAAGTGTCAAAGTCTCGGAATTAGTTGAATGTCTCCGAATAAAGTGTGGAAGTCTCGGAATTAAGTGTCAAAGTCTCGGAATTAGTTGAATGTCTCCGAATAAAGTGTGGAAGTCTCGGAATTAAGTGTCAAAGTCTCGGAATTAGGTGTCAAAGTCTCGGAATTAAGTGTCAAAGTCTCGGAATTAAGTGTCAAAGTCTCGGAATTAAGTGTCAAAGTCTCGGAATTAAGTGTCAAAGTCTCGGAATTAAGTGTCAAAGTCTCGGAATTAAGTGTCAAAGTCTCGGAATTAGTTGAATGTCTCCGAATAAAGTGTGGAAGTCTCGGAATTAAGTGTCAAAGTCTCGGAATTAGGTGTCAAAGTCTCGGAATTAGTTGAATGTCTCGGAATTAAGTGCCAAAGTCTCGGAATTAAGTGTCAAAGTCTCGGAATTAATTGAAAGTCTCGGAATTAAGTGTCAAGGTCTCGGATCAAGATCATAGAAAAAAGGGAAGAGTTAAAAATACTCTTTCCCTTTTTTATTAAAGAACTCATTCTCTTATTCTAAGATGTATTTTAAGTTCTTAAAATTACAGCATAGGATATGGTTTGGGTTTGATAACATAGACAATTCGTTTGATGTAATGAATGTACCTACGTTGTCTCAGCAATAATAATAAAGCTATAGAAAAAAACGGATTATATCAAAAAAACACAAAAACATCCATTATTTGGATGTTTTACTTTTAAAAGTTAATTTTTAATTAGGTTGAATCACTATAATTTTTTCACCAAATATGTATGGTGGAGACGGTGGGAGTCGAACCCACGTCCAGAAACATCGCCACTAAAGCGTCTACGAGTGTAGTTGATATATTCGCAGTTCGCTAACTCTTATGCCTATCAACGGGCGTCGGAGCAGCTAGTCTGATTGGTCTCTTCCTTTATCCCCAGACGGAGGCATCAGGCGTAGCCCACTTAGAGTGAGTCCCTTACCCTACCACATGGGCGATGGAGGGAGGAACCGCTATAGTCTGTTATTAAGCAGCTAAAGCGAAGTTGTTGTTTGATTTGCCAGTTATTATTGGCGTGACGTTTTAACGAGGACGATCCCCTCGACTCGCAACTAAAGCTCGAACTATCCCTGTCGAATCCGTAACGTCCCCATGATAGTAAGATCGGCATGGAAGTTAATCCAGCTTCACTATGGGAAGTCCCTTATAGGGAAACGGAAACGCTCATGAAAGATCAGAGCGGATATGAAATTGTGCTGTTTGTCTTACAAGTTCTATTATATCAGATAGGAATAAGAAATCAATTGTAAGTTATTGTCAATCAAAAGTCCTTCTGACGATCGCGGAAAGCTCGTTCCACTTCGCGTTTCGCTTCTTTTTTCTTCAAGTCTTCACGTTTATCATATTTCTTTTTACCCTTACCTAAGCCAAGCAAAACCTTAGCAAAACCGTTTTTCAGGTAAACTTTCAAGGGAACAAGCGCATAGCCCTCTTCTTTTGTAAGTCCGATCAGCTTGCTGATTTCTTTGCGGTGAAGCAATAGCTTTCTTGTTCTCAGGGGCTCATGATTATAGCGGTTGCCTTGTTCGTATGGCGAGATATGCATGTTATGAAGGAAAACCTCTCCCTGCTGCACTCTTGCGAAAGCGTCCTTTAAGTTAACGCGTCCAGCACGTATGGCTTTAATTTCCGTCCCCTGCAAAACAATGCCTGTTTCATACGTTTCTTCAATCGAATAGTCATGATTTGCTTTTTTATTTTGAGCTACGACTTTTCCAGATCCTTTTGGCATACTGCATCCCCCTTTCTCTCTCTATAGCGATAGGCTATATTTTAACAAAATATGAATGGAAAAGGAAGCCTAGAGAGGCTCCCATCCCAAATGTTTTCTATTTAGCAACTGCAAAGATTACGAATAGAGCTTAACGTTTTTTCTTTTTCACTTTTCGTTTGCTTGCAGGGGCATTTTGAAACGATTTTTTCTTCTTTTTCTTTTTATTCGGATTTTGATTGCTCCAGCCATCATCGACACTGCCGCTTCGCTCTGCAGGTTTCTTTCTTTCATCTGATGATTTTTTTCTGCCTCTGCCCTCTTTCGCACCGCTTCTTTTGCCGCGGTCTCCTTTGATTACTTTAGGAGCATCACTTGGCTGACGGCGTCTTGTCCCTTTCATGCCGACAATTTCGAAATCTACAGCGCGTTCATCTTTGTTTACATTCACAACGCGTACTGTAATCTCATCACCGATGCGGTAGACGTTTCCTGTCCGTTCGCCGATCATCGCATAATTGCGCTCATCATAACGGTAATAGTCGTCGGTCAGATAGCTGACGTGAACAAGACCTTCGATTGTATTAGGAAGCTCAACGAACATTCCAAAGTTTGTTACTGAGCTGATAATCCCGTCATATTCTTCCCCGACTTTATCTAGCATGTATTCTGTTTTCTTAAGGTCATCTGTTTCACGCTCAGCATCAACTGCCCTGCGTTCCATATTCGATGACTGATCTGCTATCATATCCATTTTTTCTGCCCATTTTGTTTTCGTTGCTTCATCCACTTTGCCTTCAATTAAGTAGGTGCGGATTAAGCGATGGACAATTAAATCCGGATAACGGCGGATCGGTGATGTAAAATGAGTGTAGAACTCAGTTGAAAGACCAAAATGCCCCAGACTTTCCGGATCATATTTAGCCTGCTTCATCGATCTCAGCATGACAGTGGAAATGACCATTTCCTCTGGCTGTCCCGCTACATCATCTAAGATATCCTGAAGAGCACGAGGGTGAATCGTGTTTGCCGTTCCTTTTACTGTGTATCCAAAGTTCGTTACAAATTCCAGGAAACGCTGCAGTTTTTCAGCATTTGGCTCTTCATGAATGCGGTAAATAAACGGCACTTTCATCCAATGGAAATGCTCTGCAATCGTTTCGTTTGCAAGCAGCATAAATTCTTCAATCAGACGTTCTGCAACTGTACGTTCACGTATGACAACATCTTTAGGCTTTCCTTCTTTATCAACCAGCACTTTTGCTTCTTTAAAATCAAAGTCAATTGCCCCGCGGGTCATCCTTTTATTGCGGAGAATTTGCGCAAGCTTTTCCATCCTCTGAAACATCGGTACAAGCGATTCATATTTCTCAAGCAATTCTGGTTTTTGATCAACCAGAATTTCCTTTACATCAGAATATGTCATGCGCTCTGTCGTTTTGATTACGCTCTGGAAAATTTCGTGCTTTACGACTTCACCTTGGCTGTTGATTTCCATCTCACAAGAGAGCGTCAGGCGATCCACCTTTGGATTAAGGGAACAAATGCCATTTGATAAACGGTGCGGAATCATCGGAATAACGCGGTCAACTAAATAAACGCTCGTTGCACGCTCTAATGCTTCCTTATCAATTGGGGAGTTCTCTGTCACATAGTGACTGACATCCGCGATATGAACGCCTAATTTGTAATTTCCGTTTTCAAGCTCTGTTACGGTAACTGCATCATCAAGATCTTTTGCATCCGCACCGTCAATTGTGACAATGACTTCATTGCGAAGATCCCTGCGATCCTTGATATCTTCTTCACTGATTGTTTCAGGTACATCATTGGCCTGTTCTAATACCTCTACAGGGAAAGCCTGCGGAAGACCATGCTTATGAATAACAGATAGAATATCAACGCCCGGATCGTTTTTATGCCCAAGAATCGCAATGACTTCTCCTTCTGCACTCATTCTTCCTTCTGGGTATGTTGTCAGGTGAACAACCACTTTGTGTCCTTCAATTGCTCCATTTGAAGCTTTTTTAGGGATGAAAATATCATTTGGAATCTTTTTATCATCGGGGATGACAAAACCAAAGTTTTTACTTTCTGTATAAGTTCCGACAACCTCTTTCAGACCGCGCTCTACAATGCGGATTACTGTGCCTTCCTGTCTGCTCCCGCTCGATTCGGTGCTGACTCTGACCAGG contains these protein-coding regions:
- a CDS encoding DUF202 domain-containing protein translates to MNKTVSSNYIQQHLANERTYLAWIRTSIAIIGIGFLMTNIHFTFLSKLSSLADVITIGTGIVSIISGIAIVLFSTYDYLKKMKQIDAQTFEPSKNIVIFLSFIILVFILGFAFYFMMII
- a CDS encoding TetR/AcrR family transcriptional regulator produces the protein MPRAFTEHEKQRIKKALLEKGKEMLELHGIRKTNVEDLTRAAGISKGAFYKFYPSKEVMFFEILEDLEKEMRKTFFSDLLVQGLSPRESFQTKMKGALTFIDENPLMGKMNSEEMHHLLRTLPKEQVEAHTQNDDLEIGALVLSWKEDGYLNDHHPETVAALLKSIFLLALQKQEIGSEYERVMAMMLEMMSQYLIRE
- a CDS encoding sulfurtransferase TusA family protein, which produces METAKVLDAKGLACPMPIVKTKKAMNDLESGQVLEIHATDKGAKNDLAAWAKSGGHELIKHEEENSLFKFWIKKA
- a CDS encoding sulfite exporter TauE/SafE family protein; the protein is MDFAFIIVIFLIGFIGSYISGMLGIGGSIIKYPMLLYIPPLFGLTAFSAHEVSGISAVQVFFATIGGVWAYRKGGYLNKTLIIYMGASILIGSFIGGFGSKTMSEEGINLIYGILALIAAIMMFIPKKGIDDIPLDQVTFNKWLAAVLALIVGAGSGIVGAAGAFLLVPIMLVVLKIPTRMTIASSLAITFISSIGATVGKITTGQVDYYPALIMVIASLIASPLGAIAGKKVNTKVLQMILAVVIFATALKIWMDIL
- a CDS encoding AarF/ABC1/UbiB kinase family protein is translated as MKNHSKSYRMWKILSFAFSIFIQVYWYRISRKSEEEWERFWEKTGCRFREILFELKGLLIKAGQLLSIRADLLPNGFIRQIQDLVDHVPPSQWKEIKEVLENEWGGLVEDKLQSIDNVAVASASIGEVFRGRLLDGSEVAIKVQRPAIRSIVDVDFRSLSIIFWFARRFAPVPKGFIDFNLLFKEIKQVIERELDFVKEKESACFFRERFKNTDKLIIPSVYDELSTSKVLVMEWVEGRRVTDTEFVEAHHIDRLDAAENLVGIFLPQWLQAGIFHADPHSGNVLLKEDGTIILLDFGMIGEISKKDAALFQELLEAILLKNYSKAADSLSKLGFLLPGANLATIENLLEEALSFQFSQLKELDMIALNKEVNEMVKSLPVQVPTRFVFLGRSIAAVEGIIHSLLPGKETLDVIKPVFIDWMKHNSPNQWKLLLKWVSALPFFQFVPLLAGLLDAPKRRLDLEERMQKKDFVFKIYENQKRRHFFLCFIGIAGFFAGYHLQNPIIWYGSSGIAGVSSILYFSCGIRQRKWLKALK
- a CDS encoding PH domain-containing protein, whose translation is MFKKLASEALGLSDIGTIISPADYDKTDADDYVMHEDNEKIYFLIKTKADEYCFTNLSFIHVDGANAVSSKRTLKRYPYAQYKFSDVLLETAGKIDMDVEIKFSLGSQRFDIDVRKDQIEQLKDLYKSLLRIAEITHENAIYIDMASSSLDKAVNILQNSRTDNNKLSDTYRDLTDFGFTWMTSVREQYHIKDFGEVFEKYINN
- a CDS encoding MBL fold metallo-hydrolase translates to MTLQAMTAKEVTQKVFNKVPLFILDVRNESDFQDWKIEGENFSYLNVPYFDLLDGVEEITGSIPEDQEVLVVCAKEGSSIMVGEMLAEEGLTVSYLKGGMKAWSEHLEPVKVGDLKEGGEIYQFVRIGKGCLSYMIISNDEAAVIDSARMTDVYLDFAKEKGAAIKHVFDTHLHADHISGGRIIAEKTNAAYWLPTKDAGEVTFEYKPLEGGTDVTIGSTTINIHALYSPGHTIGSTSFVIDEKFLLSGDILFIDSIGRPDLAGMAEDWVGDLRESLYTRYKELSVELIVLPAHFMIIDELNDDGSVSEKLGVLFAKNHGLNIEDENEFRKLVTENLPPQPNAYQEIRNTNMGKINPDEEKQREMEIGPNRCAVR